From one bacterium genomic stretch:
- a CDS encoding VWA domain-containing protein — MPSVLFAQEETEIPPFTQEVSVSIVNLYASVRDEKGRPVHALKQEDFSLFVDGKRQTITNFSADITEPVNLAFLLDVSGSMGMLHKFDVAKQVVRGIVGRLKQEDEVALLIFADGAVELLVEFTKDKQRLLDRMEKLKPFGGTALRNAVAYCSRLLIHNVGKKGIMLLSDGVDTRSDLNMEEATRMAGAVEIPIYAFELIRSKWVEEGKEKEVDPQPLVLIAESTGGLYFTIDPSMGEELDLATAKIFEDLKYQYYIGYVPQGSHSSYGKVELKTKKPNHRVRVRYSVVHGG; from the coding sequence ATGCCATCGGTCCTCTTCGCCCAGGAAGAAACTGAGATCCCACCTTTTACGCAGGAGGTGAGCGTATCAATTGTAAATCTTTACGCTTCTGTTCGTGACGAAAAAGGAAGACCTGTGCATGCCCTGAAACAAGAAGATTTCTCGCTGTTCGTCGATGGAAAAAGGCAGACAATCACAAATTTTTCAGCGGACATTACGGAGCCGGTAAATCTGGCATTCCTGCTTGATGTCAGTGGCAGCATGGGCATGCTTCACAAGTTTGACGTTGCCAAACAGGTCGTTCGCGGAATCGTTGGCCGCTTGAAACAGGAGGATGAGGTTGCTCTATTGATCTTTGCCGATGGGGCCGTGGAGCTGCTGGTGGAATTCACCAAGGATAAGCAAAGATTGCTGGACCGGATGGAAAAGCTGAAACCTTTTGGAGGAACTGCCCTTCGCAACGCTGTGGCATACTGCAGCCGCTTATTAATTCATAATGTGGGAAAGAAAGGGATCATGCTGCTGTCCGACGGAGTCGATACGCGCAGTGACCTCAATATGGAGGAAGCAACCAGGATGGCCGGAGCGGTTGAAATCCCGATTTATGCATTCGAACTTATTCGAAGTAAATGGGTAGAAGAGGGAAAGGAAAAAGAAGTTGATCCTCAGCCCCTCGTGCTCATCGCGGAATCCACCGGCGGATTGTACTTCACCATCGACCCGTCCATGGGTGAGGAACTGGATCTTGCTACGGCAAAGATATTTGAAGATCTCAAATATCAGTACTATATTGGGTATGTACCCCAAGGTTCCCATTCGTCCTACGGCAAAGTAGAATTAAAGACTAAAAAACCGAATCACCGGGTACGAGTCAGGTACTCGGTAGTCCATGGAGGTTAA